The following proteins are encoded in a genomic region of Labilithrix sp.:
- the tatC gene encoding twin-arginine translocase subunit TatC, protein MTTAETSEHDEPEDDVKMTIWEHLGELRKRLGRAAIGLVAGACVCWAYRQLLLDWLMVPYAKAWGERFPELVAAGQKPELQTLAPADAFVNYMQLALVGGVILATPIVFYQLWAFISPGLYSREKRYIIPFVVFSTTLFTSGVAFAYYVALPFSFPFFFSLLGEVGSQSGVVLTTKPTMEYYLDFAEHMLLAFGFVFELPLFIGFLSLAGIVTPQQLVRFSRYAIVGAFVVGAFVTPGPEISSQIAVSSALIALYFISVGLAFLIAKKKEAPSQS, encoded by the coding sequence ATGACGACGGCGGAGACGAGCGAGCACGACGAGCCCGAGGACGACGTCAAGATGACGATCTGGGAGCACCTCGGGGAGCTCCGGAAGCGCCTCGGCCGCGCCGCGATCGGCCTCGTCGCGGGCGCCTGCGTCTGCTGGGCGTACCGCCAGCTCCTGCTCGACTGGCTGATGGTGCCGTACGCGAAGGCGTGGGGGGAGCGGTTCCCCGAGCTCGTCGCCGCGGGCCAGAAGCCGGAGCTGCAGACCCTCGCGCCCGCCGACGCGTTCGTGAACTACATGCAGCTCGCGCTGGTCGGCGGGGTCATCCTCGCGACGCCGATCGTCTTCTACCAGCTCTGGGCGTTCATCAGCCCGGGCCTCTACTCGCGCGAGAAGCGCTACATCATCCCGTTCGTCGTCTTCTCGACGACGCTGTTCACGTCGGGCGTCGCGTTCGCGTACTACGTCGCGCTCCCGTTCAGCTTCCCGTTCTTCTTCTCGCTCCTCGGCGAGGTCGGCTCGCAGTCGGGCGTCGTCCTGACGACGAAGCCGACGATGGAGTACTACCTCGACTTCGCGGAGCACATGCTGCTCGCGTTCGGCTTCGTCTTCGAGCTGCCGCTCTTCATCGGCTTCCTGTCGCTCGCGGGGATCGTGACGCCGCAGCAGCTCGTGCGCTTCAGCCGCTACGCGATCGTCGGCGCGTTCGTCGTCGGCGCGTTCGTCACGCCGGGCCCGGAGATCTCGAGCCAGATCGCGGTCTCGAGCGCCCTCATCGCGCTCTACTTCATCAGCGTCGGCCTCGCGTTCTTGATCGCGAAGAAGAAAGAGGCCCCCTCACAGTCGTGA
- the tatB gene encoding Sec-independent protein translocase protein TatB, producing the protein MFGFSFSELVVVVLVTLIVMGPKDLPKMLRKLGQWAGKIRRAAADLRAQSGIDDALRSEGLADDIAEIRKLARGELDAVQRAARVEADAPKPIAQEDYARGDDFNVFRDREYPRDGADSYGCLPDNAIVYAEGLPKSPLARDALYLLGDEDAELPPLPPAEETEAPEETEARAEAEAS; encoded by the coding sequence GTGTTCGGCTTCAGCTTCTCGGAGCTCGTGGTCGTCGTGCTCGTGACGCTCATCGTCATGGGCCCGAAGGACCTGCCCAAGATGCTGCGGAAGCTCGGGCAGTGGGCGGGCAAGATCCGGCGCGCCGCGGCGGACCTCCGCGCGCAGTCCGGCATCGACGACGCGCTCCGCTCGGAGGGGCTCGCGGACGACATCGCGGAGATCCGGAAGCTCGCGCGCGGCGAGCTCGACGCCGTGCAGCGGGCCGCCCGCGTCGAGGCCGACGCGCCGAAGCCGATCGCGCAAGAGGACTACGCGCGCGGCGACGACTTCAACGTCTTCCGCGACCGCGAGTACCCGCGCGACGGCGCCGACTCGTACGGCTGCCTCCCCGACAACGCGATCGTCTACGCGGAGGGCCTCCCGAAGAGCCCGCTCGCACGCGACGCGCTCTACCTCCTCGGCGACGAGGACGCCGAGCTCCCGCCCTTGCCCCCCGCGGAGGAGACCGAGGCCCCCGAAGAGACCGAAGCTCGGGCGGAGGCGGAGGCGTCATGA
- the rsfS gene encoding ribosome silencing factor codes for MAANKKPGGGDRPLIRSSHGGATPRSSGGPGAKKKARASLPGVRPARATAPRSRREGADTGPKKARPPASQEPKSLGASAPRAASPVSTASDEARALAVLVATAAIEKKASGLEVIDVAGRVDYADFLVLMSGRSDRHVTALSAAIEEALRKKNKRALAVEGLPHASWVLMDFGDVVVHVFQDDARAAYDIDGLWMDARRVPVSLS; via the coding sequence GTGGCCGCAAACAAGAAGCCCGGGGGCGGGGATCGCCCGCTGATCCGTTCCTCGCATGGCGGAGCTACGCCGCGTTCCTCCGGCGGGCCGGGCGCGAAGAAGAAGGCGCGCGCGTCGCTGCCGGGCGTTCGACCCGCGCGCGCGACGGCCCCGCGATCGCGGCGCGAGGGCGCGGACACGGGCCCGAAGAAGGCGCGCCCGCCGGCGTCGCAGGAGCCGAAGTCGCTCGGCGCTTCGGCCCCGCGCGCCGCGTCGCCGGTCAGCACCGCGAGCGACGAGGCGCGCGCGCTCGCCGTCCTCGTCGCGACCGCCGCGATCGAGAAGAAGGCCTCGGGCCTCGAGGTGATCGACGTCGCCGGCCGCGTCGACTACGCGGACTTCCTCGTGCTCATGTCCGGCCGCAGCGACCGCCACGTCACCGCGCTGTCCGCCGCGATCGAAGAGGCGCTCCGCAAGAAGAACAAGCGAGCCCTCGCGGTCGAGGGCCTCCCGCACGCGAGCTGGGTGCTCATGGACTTCGGCGACGTCGTCGTCCACGTCTTCCAAGACGACGCCCGCGCCGCCTACGACATCGACGGCCTCTGGATGGACGCCCGCCGCGTCCCCGTGAGTCTTTCATAG
- the thrC gene encoding threonine synthase, with protein MPFFAVFRCFRGCDGSFPLTQAIYRCPTCDGLLAVKHDLAALAETPGAEWKSTFDRRWSATASSGVWSKREWVAPGVPDEHVVTTGEGMTPLYPARRLAEELGFGELFVKQCGTTHTGSFKDLGMTVLVSVVNHAVKTGALKVNAIACASTGDTSAALAAYGAAAGLPVVVLLPRGMVSVAQLVQPLSHGAKVLALETDFDGCMAVIRELAARGLVYLANSMNPLRIEGQKTVAIEIAQQLGWSVPDWVVIPSGNLGNSAALWAGFSMAKELGVIDRLPRLAIAQAANANPMYLAYTAGTLKTGEVASVTAKPTQASAIRIGAPVSAPRAVAALEAMNGVVEQATESELADACARADRSGLYADPHTGVAIACARKLRAKDVIKANERVVVVSTATALKFTEFKLGYHEKKLPEMDFPLANTPVPLPADVDEVARHLA; from the coding sequence ATGCCCTTTTTTGCTGTTTTCCGCTGCTTCCGCGGCTGCGACGGATCCTTCCCGCTCACGCAGGCGATCTACCGCTGCCCCACGTGCGACGGGCTCCTCGCGGTGAAACACGACCTCGCCGCGCTCGCCGAGACGCCCGGCGCCGAATGGAAGAGCACGTTCGACCGGCGCTGGAGCGCGACCGCGTCGTCCGGGGTGTGGAGCAAGCGCGAGTGGGTCGCGCCCGGCGTCCCGGACGAGCACGTCGTGACGACGGGCGAAGGGATGACGCCGCTCTACCCCGCGCGCCGCCTCGCGGAGGAGCTCGGCTTCGGCGAGCTCTTCGTGAAGCAGTGCGGGACGACGCACACCGGCTCGTTCAAGGACCTCGGCATGACGGTCCTCGTCAGCGTCGTGAACCACGCGGTGAAGACCGGCGCGCTCAAGGTCAACGCGATCGCGTGCGCGTCGACCGGCGACACGTCGGCGGCGCTCGCGGCCTACGGCGCCGCGGCCGGCCTCCCCGTCGTCGTCCTCCTCCCGCGCGGGATGGTCTCCGTCGCGCAGCTCGTGCAGCCGCTCTCGCACGGCGCGAAGGTGCTCGCGCTCGAGACCGACTTCGACGGCTGCATGGCCGTCATCCGCGAGCTCGCCGCGCGCGGCCTCGTGTACCTCGCGAACTCGATGAACCCGCTCCGGATCGAGGGGCAGAAGACGGTCGCGATCGAGATCGCGCAGCAGCTCGGCTGGAGCGTGCCGGACTGGGTCGTGATCCCGAGCGGCAACCTCGGCAACTCGGCCGCGCTCTGGGCCGGCTTCTCGATGGCGAAGGAGCTCGGCGTCATCGATCGCCTGCCCCGCCTCGCGATCGCGCAAGCGGCGAACGCGAACCCCATGTACCTTGCATACACCGCAGGGACGCTGAAGACGGGGGAGGTCGCGTCCGTCACCGCGAAGCCGACGCAGGCGTCGGCGATCCGGATCGGCGCGCCGGTGAGCGCGCCGCGCGCCGTCGCCGCGCTCGAGGCGATGAACGGCGTCGTGGAGCAGGCGACCGAGTCCGAGCTCGCCGACGCGTGCGCGCGCGCGGATCGCTCCGGCCTCTACGCCGATCCCCACACCGGCGTCGCGATCGCGTGCGCGCGGAAGCTACGCGCGAAGGACGTCATCAAGGCGAACGAGCGCGTCGTCGTCGTCTCGACCGCGACCGCGCTGAAGTTCACCGAGTTCAAGCTCGGGTACCACGAGAAGAAGCTCCCCGAGATGGACTTCCCCCTCGCCAACACGCCGGTGCCGCTCCCCGCCGACGTCGACGAGGTCGCGAGACATCTCGCGTAG
- a CDS encoding glutamate-5-semialdehyde dehydrogenase, protein MSRIDDAVREICLGARRAARAVAPRSTADKDAALEAIARAVEAAAPSILAANAADLEEARGRGTSGAMLDRLTLDDARVAAIARSVREVAALPDPVGDVVSKTRRPNGLEVTRVRVPLGVVAMIYEARPNVTVEASALTLKAGNAVVLRGGSEAARSNAALAAAIGDALEASGFPRAAVEVLPFTDRDAVRALVQQTDFVDLAIPRGGEALIRFVTENARVPVVQHYKGVCHLFVDRGADVDRAVAIVRNAKTSRPAVCNALECLLVDAADAARLLPSIAAALADCELRGDERARALVPSMKPAADDDWGREFLDKVLAVKVVDGLEGALAHVADYGSGHTEAIVTPHAAHAERWRREVDAACVVVNASTRFHDGGELGLGAEIGIATSRLHWRGPMGLESLTTMKWIVDGDGQTRAS, encoded by the coding sequence ATGAGCAGGATCGATGATGCGGTTCGCGAGATTTGTCTTGGCGCGCGGAGGGCTGCGCGCGCGGTCGCGCCGCGGAGCACGGCCGACAAGGACGCGGCGCTCGAGGCGATCGCGCGGGCGGTGGAGGCGGCGGCGCCTTCGATCCTCGCCGCGAACGCGGCCGATCTCGAGGAGGCGCGGGGGCGCGGGACGAGCGGCGCGATGCTCGATCGCCTCACGCTCGACGATGCCCGCGTCGCGGCGATCGCGCGCTCGGTGCGCGAGGTGGCGGCGCTGCCGGATCCCGTCGGCGACGTCGTCTCGAAGACGCGCCGTCCGAACGGCCTCGAGGTCACGCGCGTCCGCGTCCCGCTCGGCGTCGTCGCGATGATCTACGAGGCGCGCCCGAACGTCACGGTCGAGGCGAGCGCGCTCACGCTCAAGGCGGGCAACGCGGTGGTCCTCCGCGGCGGCTCGGAGGCGGCGCGCTCGAACGCCGCGCTCGCGGCCGCGATCGGCGACGCGCTCGAGGCGAGCGGCTTCCCGCGCGCGGCGGTAGAGGTGCTGCCGTTCACCGATCGCGACGCGGTCCGCGCGCTCGTGCAGCAGACCGACTTCGTCGACCTCGCGATCCCGCGCGGCGGCGAGGCGCTGATCCGGTTCGTGACCGAGAACGCGCGCGTGCCGGTGGTGCAGCACTACAAGGGCGTCTGTCACCTCTTCGTCGATCGCGGCGCCGACGTCGACCGCGCCGTCGCGATCGTGCGGAACGCGAAGACGAGCCGTCCCGCCGTGTGCAACGCGCTCGAGTGCCTCCTCGTCGACGCCGCCGACGCAGCGCGCCTCCTCCCTTCGATCGCGGCGGCGCTCGCGGACTGCGAGCTCCGCGGCGACGAGCGGGCGCGCGCGCTCGTGCCGTCGATGAAGCCCGCCGCCGACGACGACTGGGGACGCGAGTTCCTCGACAAGGTGCTCGCGGTGAAGGTCGTCGACGGCCTCGAGGGCGCGCTCGCGCACGTGGCCGACTACGGCTCGGGCCACACCGAGGCGATCGTGACGCCGCACGCGGCGCACGCGGAGCGATGGCGCCGCGAGGTCGACGCGGCGTGTGTCGTCGTGAACGCGTCGACGCGCTTCCACGACGGCGGCGAGCTCGGCCTCGGCGCCGAGATCGGCATCGCGACGAGCCGCCTCCACTGGCGCGGCCCGATGGGCCTCGAGTCGCTGACGACGATGAAGTGGATCGTCGACGGCGACGGCCAGACGAGGGCTTCCTAG
- a CDS encoding tetratricopeptide repeat protein, whose amino-acid sequence MTRWRRLLFLVAVLTMAPVSAVAQPAGGAVSAEDQRKAQEHFHKARELYGAGNYREAIHELEVARGLDPKAKDLVMNLAIVNEKAGKYDEALAWFKTYLEMDGITAAERSKAEANMKRIEGAKREHAARTPSPPASGTPAPPPSATASGAEPARTDPPKGRVDGATIAAGAIAGVGLAAGATFGILALTQRPNGFVTGRDGTFADLQSKTDGAHTMAIVADVALGVGVVATIATLYLYFGRTKEPAKSGFVGGFRF is encoded by the coding sequence ATGACGCGCTGGCGTCGGCTTCTCTTCCTCGTGGCGGTCCTCACCATGGCCCCCGTCTCCGCCGTGGCGCAGCCCGCCGGCGGCGCGGTCTCCGCCGAAGACCAGCGGAAGGCGCAGGAGCACTTCCACAAGGCGCGCGAGCTCTATGGCGCCGGCAACTACCGCGAGGCGATCCACGAGCTCGAGGTCGCGCGCGGCCTCGACCCGAAGGCGAAGGACCTCGTGATGAACCTCGCCATCGTCAACGAGAAGGCCGGCAAGTACGACGAGGCGCTCGCGTGGTTCAAGACGTACCTCGAGATGGACGGCATCACCGCCGCGGAGCGCTCGAAGGCCGAGGCCAACATGAAGCGCATCGAGGGCGCGAAGCGCGAGCACGCCGCGCGGACCCCCTCCCCGCCCGCCTCCGGCACGCCCGCGCCGCCGCCGTCCGCTACCGCGTCGGGCGCCGAGCCCGCGCGGACCGATCCGCCGAAGGGCCGCGTCGACGGCGCGACCATCGCCGCGGGCGCGATCGCCGGCGTCGGCCTCGCCGCCGGCGCGACGTTCGGGATCCTCGCGCTCACGCAGCGCCCGAACGGCTTCGTCACCGGCCGCGACGGCACCTTCGCCGATCTCCAGTCGAAGACCGACGGCGCGCACACGATGGCGATCGTCGCCGACGTCGCGCTCGGCGTCGGCGTCGTCGCGACGATCGCGACGCTCTACCTCTACTTTGGGCGCACGAAGGAGCCGGCGAAGAGCGGCTTCGTCGGCGGCTTCCGGTTTTGA